TTTAGCAAAAAAGAATAATCAGACCGCAGCCGCAAAAATCAGTGTGTTTGCTTATAACCAGAAAACACGTGAGCGTGTCTGGCAATCAGGAATCCTGCAGGCGAAGAGTACCGCCCGTGATACCTGGATTCTGGGAGCAGGACCATTCCAGCGGGGAACGATTTATAAAGAAGGCGCTCAGTTCGCCGGCTCAAGGATTTCGAATCCTTTAGCGAGCGGCGAAGAATTTGCAAATGCAAGCACGGTTGATTATCTGGAGCCAGCTCGCTTCGTTGAAACTCCTAAAGCATCGACGGTCAAAAAAGAGGCCCCCAAGCGAAAAGTGAAAACGCTGGAAGAATGGATCAAAGCAGAGACGGCAGCCAAAGCAGAGCAGAAAGTCGAGGCAGCGGCAAACGCTTCGAAAGCAGAAACCAAGACGGAAGCCCCCAAAACGCAAGAGGCGGAAAAAGTGGCTCAAACTGATGCTGCTGAAACAGAAGCCGGTACTGAATCGAAGACTGAGATTGATCCCTCAAAAATTAAGACGGTTCTCTTCCTGAAGCCGGAGAAGGCAACCAGCCACCAGGACTGGTTACAAAGCGACCCTTCCCGCATCTCAACCGTCTGGCCTAAAGATCCCGAGTCGGCGGAGCAGAAGGCTCCCCAGGCATCGGTCGATCAAGAACCAGCAGAAAAGTTTGAATTTGACGGCAAGTTTCGCAAGATTCCTGCTGAGTAAATTCCGGTTTATTACGTAGTGAAAGCAGAGGCTTTTGTGATCTGCTGTTTTACTTGAAACATTCGTACAGACTTAGCCCCCGAACCGGCTCCTGCTGTTGATTGTCTAAAGAAAAGCCCCTGTAAAGTGCAGCATGTGCAGTTTTGATGCACGTTGCAACCACTCTGATATCAGGTTGGCTGTCAAAATGGCACTGTCTATGTTGGATGTGAGACTGCCACGGTTGTTTAAGCTATTATTCAGTAATGGTTTACATTTATTAATTA
This window of the Gimesia fumaroli genome carries:
- a CDS encoding DUF6655 family protein, which translates into the protein MAGCGKMLSNSATEQLLTSDAVDQTISHLDFSTLANKKVYFDTTYIKNVKGVGFVNGDYIVSSLRQQIVAANCLIQEKKEDADYVIEARVGTLATNGHEVNYGIPASNMLSSAASLVPTAPAIPTIPEISLAKKNNQTAAAKISVFAYNQKTRERVWQSGILQAKSTARDTWILGAGPFQRGTIYKEGAQFAGSRISNPLASGEEFANASTVDYLEPARFVETPKASTVKKEAPKRKVKTLEEWIKAETAAKAEQKVEAAANASKAETKTEAPKTQEAEKVAQTDAAETEAGTESKTEIDPSKIKTVLFLKPEKATSHQDWLQSDPSRISTVWPKDPESAEQKAPQASVDQEPAEKFEFDGKFRKIPAE